A single region of the Brachypodium distachyon strain Bd21 chromosome 3, Brachypodium_distachyon_v3.0, whole genome shotgun sequence genome encodes:
- the LOC104584248 gene encoding BTB/POZ and MATH domain-containing protein 1 translates to MASTPGSGYLQFKIDYSAAARRRRRRATVQTKHVSAGGHLWRVRCYPYRLGLGDVSVFFDLPAATSTAPAPIITAVLEAFLIGSDGSPSRGRRSVVSCSPGADPAKPPRPWGWPRVAGGEKDDWRLQSHEYLNGGHVTVLCGVIVLGGGEPAGPSAVGQLGSHLGGLLDNDLTSDVSFLVGGETVKAHRAVLAARSPVFKAALFGPMAEAQMAHITLENLDPDTFRNLLRFIYTDDDNNDKEQNVLRGLRLLAAADRYGVGGLKHACEQRRALTAGTAAAALECAEMHGLPGLRKRCVDFLVAKKGNLRKAAATEAYGRLFPWVIQEIEDKAKRREERKQGALADEVGSVLSWSRKRSASDIAADPSVS, encoded by the coding sequence ATGGCGAGCACGCCGGGCTCCGGCTACCTCCAGTTCAAGATCGActactccgccgccgcccgccgccgccgccgccgcgccaccgTGCAAACGAAGCACGtctccgccggcggccacctcTGGCGGGTCCGCTGCTACCCATATCGCCTGGGGCTGGGAGACGTCTCCGTCTTCTTCGACCTCCCGGCGGCAACctccacggcgccggcgcccatcATCACGGCCGTCCTCGAGGCCTTCCTGATcggatccgacggctcccCTTCCCGCGGCCGGAGGAGCGTCGTCTCCTGCTCCCCCGGCGCCGATCCCGCGAAGCCGCCCCGCCCCTGGGGATGgccccgcgtcgccggaggCGAGAAAGACGACTGGCGTCTCCAATCGCACGAGTACCTCAACGGAGGCCACGTCACCGTCCTGTGCGGGGTCATCGttctgggcggcggcgagcctgCTGGGCCGTCGGCGGTGGGCCAGCTCGGCAGCCACCTCGGCGGCCTGCTAGACAACGACCTCACGTCGGACGTGTCGTTCCTCGTGGGCGGGGAGACGGTCAAGGCCCACCGGGCCGTGCTGGCGGCCCGGTCGCCCGTGTTCAAGGCCGCGCTGTTCGGACCCATGGCGGAGGCCCAGATGGCCCATATCACGCTAGAAAACCTCGACCCGGACACCTTCAGGAACCTCCTGCGCTTCATCTAcaccgacgacgacaacaATGACAAGGAACAAAATGTGCTCCGGGGCTTGCGATTGCTGGCGGCGGCAGACCGGTACGGCGTGGGCGGGCTGAAGCACGCGTGCGAGCAGCGGCGGGCCTTGACggccggcacggcggcggcggcgctggagtgCGCCGAGATGCACGGCTTGCCGGGGTTGAGGAAGAGATGCGTCGACTTCCTCGTGGCGAAGAAGGGTAACCtgcggaaggcggcggcgacggaggcgtACGGGCGGCTCTTCCCGTGGGTGATCCAAGAGATTGAAGACAAGGCCAAGCGCCGGGAGGAGCGGAAACAAGGCGCGCTCGCGGATGAAGTGGGCTCTGTGTTGAGCTGGAGCAGGAAGCGTAGCGCAAGTGACATCGCAGCTgatccctccgtttcataa
- the LOC100825623 gene encoding BTB/POZ and MATH domain-containing protein 1 has protein sequence MVDSGFIEFKLDYQKTRKLALGHKLSKSIRAGEHTLTVDCYPRGLFGGNYPGDDLPLHLFLAIKSKNINLIFEAFVVGKDGAPSPSHAKRTVAFESIVGGGTRHATLFSFLKQSDLESLCAANGGVVTVVCGVILRHDENPITVPAPNIGVHLRDMMGCTDGSDVSFSVGRETFHAHRAMLAARSPVFKAELFGSMAESKLPCVTVCGIEPSIFKALPHFIYT, from the coding sequence ATGGTGGATTCTGGTTTCATCGAGTTCAAGCTTGACTACCAAAAGACTCGGAAGCTTGCCCTCGGCCATAAGCTCAGCAAATCCATCCGTGCCGGGGAGCACACGTTAACAGTAGATTGCTATCCGCGTGGGTTATTCGGGGGTAACTATCCGGGCGACGACCTCCCTCTGCACCTATTTTTGGCGATCAAATCCAAAAACATCAACCTCATATTCGAGGCCTTCGTGGTAGGCAAAGACGGTGCACCATCTCCGTCTCATGCAAAGAGAACCGTGGCATTCGAATCCATCGTCGGTGGTGGCACCAGACATGCAACTTTGTTCAGTTTCTTGAAGCAAAGTGATCTGGAGTCGCTCTGTGCCGCGAATGGTGGTGTGGTCACTGTTGTATGTGGGGTCATCCTTCGGCACGACGAAAATCCTATTACCGTGCCAGCGCCAAACATAGGCGTCCATCTGCGAGACATGATGGGCTGCACGGATGGTTCAGATGTCTCCTTCTCAGTTGGGCGCGAGACGTTCCATGCCCACCGGGCCATGCTCGCTGCCCGATCACCGGTATTCAAAGCGGAGCTCTTCGGTTCCATGGCGGAGTCCAAGCTACCATGCGTCACCGTGTGCGGCATCGAGCCCTCCATATTTAAAGCTCTGCCTCACTTCATTTACACCTGA
- the LOC112272020 gene encoding BTB/POZ and MATH domain-containing protein 3-like: MALISQGLAMEQVRIQAAEPKRRPAVNTIIWAACWTPRADVSFSVGGEMFRAHRAVLAAWSPVFKEELFGSGSRKSETTQRVTVQDTDPVTFGALLRFAYTDSLAPTGRELLGENPLMVGLFGVCWLQPTGMRWTG, translated from the exons ATGGCGTTAATCTCGCAAGGACTCGCAATGGAGCAAG TTCGCATACAGGCAGCTGAACCGAAGCGGCGACCTGCAGTGAATACGATCATCTGGGCCGCATGCTGGACTCCGCGCGCCGACGTCTCCTTCTCGGTCGGTGGCGAGATGTTCCGTGCTCACCGGGCTGTGCTCGCCGCCTGGTCGCCGGTCTTCAAAGAGGAGCTATTCGGCTCCGGCTCCAGGAAGTCCGAAACAACGCAACGTGTTACGGTGCAGGACACCGATCCTGTCACGTTCGGGGCTTTGCTCCGGTTCGCGTACACTGATTCCCTGGCGCCTACGGGGAGAGAGCTGCTTGGAGAGAACCCGTTGATGGTCGGTCTCTTCGGCGTCTGCTGGCTGCAGCCCACTGGTATGAGATGGACCGGCTGA
- the LOC100825937 gene encoding BTB/POZ and MATH domain-containing protein 1, translating to MEFHLSSGADAASAVWHSFLRRSDVKSRDGTVTLVCGAIVLRAGADADAGVPASDIGEHLGRLLDIDNNNNGSNVSFLVGGETFHAHRAVLAARSPVFKASLLGGMAESTMPCITIKEISPAVFAALLRFIYTDALPPGIGDHELLRGLLAAADRYAMGRLKAMCVQELCGSLSTATVADTLVIAELHHCQELKARCLEFFLVEGNFMEAALTDGYVRLMQEFPGIMDELREYKAEYDSIGPLF from the coding sequence ATGGAGTTCCACCTatcctccggcgccgacgccgcctccgccgtctgGCACAGCTTCCTGCGCCGCAGCGACGTCAAGTCGCGGGACGGCACGGTCACGCTCGTGTGTGGCGCCATCGTGCTCCGCGCCggtgccgatgccgatgccggcgtGCCGGCCTCGGACATCGGCGAGCACCTCGGCCGCCTTCTGGACATTGataacaacaacaatggcTCCAACGTGTCCTTCCTCGTGGGCGGCGAGACGTTCCACGCCCACCGGGCAGTGCTCGCCGCCCGGTCGCCGGTGTTCAAGGCGTCGCTCCTCGGCGGCATGGCAGAATCCACCATGCCCTGCATCACCATCAAGGAGATCTCGCCCGCCGTCTTCGCCGCCCTGCTCCGGTTCATCTACACCGacgcgctgccgccggggaTCGGGGACCATGAGCTGCTCCGGGGcctgctggcggcggcggaccggTACGCCATGGGCAGGCTCAAGGCCATGTGCGTCCAGGAGCTGTGCGGGAGCCTGTCGACGGCCACGGTGGCGGACACGCTGGTCATCGCGGAGCTGCACCATTGCCAGGAGCTCAAGGCCAGGTGCCTCGAGTTCTTTTTGGTCGAAGGGAACTTCATGGAGGCGGCCTTGACCGACGGGTACGTGCGGCTTATGCAGGAGTTCCCGGGGATCATGGATGAGCTGCGTGAGTACAAGGCGGAGTACGACAGTATTGGACCCTTGTTCTAG